DNA sequence from the Perca fluviatilis chromosome 4, GENO_Pfluv_1.0, whole genome shotgun sequence genome:
ACAGACTGTGTCACAATTTTCTAGTTGGGTCTGTGAACTAAGCAGCTTACACTAATATCAATAATTTGTAAAGGTTTAATTTAAGAATGAGACCACAAGGTAAGAACTACATATAGATGGAGTAAGGAAGTAATTAAGAACATTGCTTCTGTTTAGAGCAGTCGTTTACCTCGACCACATATATCACACAGAtgtggcttctctcctgtgtggaccaCTTTGTGACGGTGGACATCCCCTGATGCAGTAAAGCTGGAAAACACAAATGAATATTCAATTTATAGGCAACTGTAACAACTTTTAGGGCTGTGTATATCACAACCCTGGGGCCGAAACTCAGAAATAGTCTGTTCTAATTCACTTAGTCACTTCTTCATTATTGCCTTATGGCAGTATTATAAAAACGCACCTGAAATCATGGTAAATTTGTAAACTAGCAATTATTTAGTAGCAAGTATCAATtagtaatataaataaatataaagtatatatagcGATgactttaaaaggtcccatggcatgaaaatgtcactttatgaggttttgtaacattaatatgcattcccccagcctgcctatggtcccccagtggctagaaatggtgataggtgtaaaccgagccctgggtatcctgctctgcctttgagaaaatgaaagctcagatgggccgatgtggaatcttgctccttatgaggtcataaggagcaaggttacctcccctttctctgctttgcccgctcagagaatttggcccacccatgagagagataGACATCATGGTTTtgaaacgagcaaagtggcagttggtcaaggccacaccccccctccaccttgccccccccctctcctcctcaatagctacagacacagaaatggaacatactaaggaaagctcattgtgggactggctctagtggctgtaattctgcacctagagacttcagatacagtattaggggaccagtaaggtctatgtaaaagcaTCCGAAGAGCACCatatcatgggacctttaaaaaggcacacacaaacatacaataaACAGCAAATACCTATACAGAGAAAAGGGGAAtggcaaaaataaaagtatCAATCAATGAGGAAAAAGGATACATGGAAGATACCTTACCTTTTACCACATAACTCACAGATGTAAGGTTTCTCACCAGAATGTCGCCGCAAATGTGTCTGTAAATTTCCAGCCTGTAAAACAAAATCAGTTAGACATCTCAATATAATTTCACCATGTAATAATAACTGTGGCAAATCAGAATAATACACCAGATTATACCTGTGAGAAGTTTCTCCCACAAACATTACACTGAAAGGGCTTCTCACCTGCAACAAAACAATGTAGGTTTTTGTCTGAAAATATTATTACaattaaattataattattacggAAATatgttattgtatatatatattgtaacgTGTGGTTATACGGCAATTACAAACTGTTAATACCGGTATGGGAGCGCTTGTGCAGCTCCAGGTTGCTGGGGTGTTTGAAGATCTTCCCACACACCTCACAACAATACTGCTTGTTTCCTATCTGCTGTGGTAGCTCTGGCACAGTTTTCGGATTTTGCTCTTCTTGATTTGCAGGTGGAGGACTGGGAAGTTGTGCTTGTGTTGCTGTCTCTGTAACCTGCTCCCTGCCTGCATTAAGGCCCTCAACAGGAGCTTCTGAGGCTTTAGTCTGGACCACAGACTCTTCTTGAGGACTCTCTTTGGGACAGCTGAGGACGGGTTCACTCGCTGAttcagcaaacatctcctccaAAGCCTTCTGAGACCGGAGGTAGTTATATTTCTTCAGGTACACTGCCTTCTTCGGGCGCACAGGCTTGTTAAGCATGGAGTCTGCTGAGTTAGAGTTGGGGGTGTTTAAATTATCTGAGGGTGTTAAGGAAGAGACAGGGTTCTTTTCAACAGCCACAGATGTGCAGGAAGGATTGGGCTGAACTGTGTTCCCTGAGCATACAGGAGTGTGGCTGCCTCCGAGCTGACACGGCTGCTCTTCCACCAGCACCAAAGGGCACGGGCCTTGATTTAGGGCTGCATTATTAGTCTGGAGTGCACTTTGTTTGAAGTACTGCTTACTGTAAAAGTTGCGGAGCTTGTAGCCATGGACAAGCTGTTTTTCTACAGGTGCCTGAGTGCCGCTAGTTGCGTCACAGTTTGAGCTGCCATTAGGCACAGAAACAGGCATCCTTTTGGTGTGGTCCATGTCACTGCTGAAGCCAGGCCTCTGGGTTTCCGAGGGACAGTGGAGGTCAACATCATGAGGAAGACTGCTCCCTAATAGGCAGTCATGCTCAGAGCTCAGCATGCCTGGAAGAGAAAATGACGGGATTTCCACTGGTGGAGGACAAGGCTTGAGGAAAGCATTACACATGCTCTGAACATTTGGAACCTGCAAACACTGAGCAATGTCCAGGAGTGCTTGAACATTATCTTGGTTGATGTCAAGATGGGAGGTGTACATGTAGTCCAATATTTGGCCGATGCCACTGACATCCTGGATGACCAAGTTGAACACTTCATTCTTCTGACTGGGGGAATTTTGGAATAACGACCTGGAAAGATGAAAGCACAGTACATTTCACAAAACAGCAGCGTATGATTATTAAGGTAAGCGAAAAGGATGGCACTATgccacagatttactgatgtgTCACCTGAAATAggagctgaaagcagccaggacaTTTTTGTGGGCTTTGAAGCAGACACCTTTGACAACCAGCATGCAGTCACAGAGCAGACCCTGGATCCTCTGCTCCTGGAGCTGCTGCAGGAGGTAGGAGCTGTGGCTGGACATGGTGTCCATGGTCACTCAGCTGCTGAACCACCCAGCTCCAACTTCTCCATCAAAAACCTGGCCAAAAGGGACACACGTCAAAGACAACAAATCTCTTTTTTATGGAAATATTAGTTATTCCTACGGTTGGATAGTCTTGGAAATACAGCCAAATTAAAAGTGATGCAAGCGAGTATTTCTTTAGCAATATTCATATAATTCAACAACCGCGCATACTCCAGTGTGTGTGCTACGAGACCACCCATGCAAAAATTGGGACGAAAACGTCCACAAGCTAACTACAAAGCTATGCTAAACAAGCAACAATGGTTAGTATTGTGAAATCGGCGTAGCACCAACTCCCTAACTAATTACAATTTCTACCGAGAATAAAAGTGCTTGCTATTGTTAGTACAGTAAAGTTTGCCATAAAGATAAATCCAAACCTACATCTGATGAGTCCACCTTTTATTTGGATGATGGGTCACTTTTCGAGTGTAACGGTAAAACGTCACCTCACTTCCTGGTACAACCTGTTTTTCAGTAACACGAAGGAGATAACACGAGGGGTTATTTTGAGACTATAAGACGCAATTATGCATGGTGCAATACATTGTAACGTCCTAAATTGGTGTAACTAGCAGAAATGTATCTCTAGAATATAACTAAAAAAAGGCTTTGTACAAGATTCGTTTCCGCCCTAGTCGGACTCGGAACCTCTCTCAGGTCGCATGTTTACACGGAAGACTATTAATGTAACTTAGCTACCTAGTGTGTTGGTATTAATTGGTGTGCGCATCGTGTGTTTTGAAAAGTTTTTATGAATGGAAAAGAGCTGGTGAACCTCTTTTATAAACCATCTACTGCCTAGCTAAgcaatttgtttattttagctTTAAAAAACGTTAGCAATAGCTACCTTTATTTGgataacattaacgttagctttaaCCGCGCTGTGGACGGTCGGTTCCCACTTTCACTTGAGGATTGTACCGATTTCGGTTTAACATATACGTTGGCACCGTTACTAGTATTAGCAATACATATATAGCAGTTTTGGTTGAATCAAATCTTGTAGTCGAGCAAACGTGTCGTTAAGAAtggtgttcttcacctgcaacGGCTGTGGTGAATCCCTGAAAAAAGCTCAGGTTGATAAACACGTGAACATGTGCCGGGGGTGCCAGGTCCTGTCCTGCATCGATTGTGGAAAAGACTTCTGGTAATCACAAGTTCTT
Encoded proteins:
- the zbtb49 gene encoding zinc finger and BTB domain-containing protein 49; the protein is MDTMSSHSSYLLQQLQEQRIQGLLCDCMLVVKGVCFKAHKNVLAAFSSYFRSLFQNSPSQKNEVFNLVIQDVSGIGQILDYMYTSHLDINQDNVQALLDIAQCLQVPNVQSMCNAFLKPCPPPVEIPSFSLPGMLSSEHDCLLGSSLPHDVDLHCPSETQRPGFSSDMDHTKRMPVSVPNGSSNCDATSGTQAPVEKQLVHGYKLRNFYSKQYFKQSALQTNNAALNQGPCPLVLVEEQPCQLGGSHTPVCSGNTVQPNPSCTSVAVEKNPVSSLTPSDNLNTPNSNSADSMLNKPVRPKKAVYLKKYNYLRSQKALEEMFAESASEPVLSCPKESPQEESVVQTKASEAPVEGLNAGREQVTETATQAQLPSPPPANQEEQNPKTVPELPQQIGNKQYCCEVCGKIFKHPSNLELHKRSHTGEKPFQCNVCGRNFSQAGNLQTHLRRHSGEKPYICELCGKSFTASGDVHRHKVVHTGEKPHLCDICGRGFNNLSNLKEHKRTHATDKTFTCDQCGKSFNTHRKLLKHKARHTGEKPHSCATCGKCFIGSGDLQRHIRSHTGEKPYICSACGKSFTRSAMLRRHNNMHCKGAPANSPVTDNSDPSPSSDEAASFPKPVSHSKPPAATGEQHFPNMMSHAGLEKPSPPTPSPPQPTPHIETPPPSMHLSPASTPTPLPELRSLVPHHLLSSNHQERSAALTATDQMKLAKAHLSQEAVYGPYVENGNVSVEMGRGLMGRPYLPPTDNHCSSLTSPSRPNSGSYRSTEGQFISSVTLWGLAMKTLQNDNDME